One segment of Clarias gariepinus isolate MV-2021 ecotype Netherlands chromosome 6, CGAR_prim_01v2, whole genome shotgun sequence DNA contains the following:
- the LOC128527082 gene encoding centrosomal protein of 95 kDa-like isoform X2 encodes MTLSVLLLAENKLNQMGTEERDWVDVANDLICKCRINLRIQRLTECDASVFVALYEAILGEKVPDYIVVPKSQEDDIHNIQSVIDSLALDYLQISLSHITGENIVKGHKDSIRNLLEIFDGLLEYLTEQLSDEEEFPNGDLNGTDHPAEAREQDKEEKLSQISSTHSAGPSSKYSLHSWNGNESESTGELIRLGDSARTFTTKQEVRSQPLSSVISIEKSPSAPDVPTTQPCQPQEPFPSAIPPQPSQQTTPQQAGRPPSSPPPTEDNEGDTEGTNKQNGHSSKCNGVQSNGIHTSGSEKSVQSLKETQPEAPKAQAEGGSEGARRVLFNTQPDVLLLSHPHGHSHRKGTRTHSREEDKQSDEERIHSSGSSSGRRKSYRSRRLVEESEDPLSRRSQKNRQAEQELHEMSEKLARRLEELDLMLKRALGETADQPKPAEEDKHSHHSDSVMECRRVPRTTDRASVDRPARARSLSPSPPPVCHSSQSVIEGAPLTHMRQNTTRRRHDKPRHFQDQHRKSQMVAEAYDAELKNLNEQQRIDLAIERLRAQEAERQYREAIRKEAHHASKSPNYRPKSALSVKTPRSKPAAPTRPRAQTRKTAQLRVKENDLLPVLLDDFPPLQFSSHTLSHMWKQQLQQVDQLSALNNQHKHAHKHTNQVEEAQKRHDLLMDIIRKEQEHNRRLKDFRERIQQQRSTQNKLREQRQQVARARKYHNDYHVQLRARLLRARTREERMFRQVFEEGLELQKARLREQRVYAKEQRQEHVRKHKDEIEAMENYYKDQFSMLAERLALERHDIQVRKKAQEKALQKMKRELRSKMEREINELQKIIIRDDEEDYFRELEVERLRRRVQMASFQYGTSCTN; translated from the exons aTGACCCTCTCTGTTCTCTTGCTGGCCGAGAACAAGCTGAATCAGATGGGAACCGAGGAGCGAG ATTGGGTGGATGTGGCCAACGATCTCATCTGCAAGTGTCGCATTAACCTGAGGATACAGAGGCTCACAGAGTGTGACGCCAGTGTGTTCGTGGCCTTATATGAAGCTATCTTGGGAGAAAAAGTGCCAG ATTACATCGTTGTGCCCAAGAGCCAAGAGGACGACATCCACAACATACAATCTGTGATTGACTCGCTGGCCCTGGACTATCTCCAGATCAGCTTATCCCACATCACAG GTGAGAACATTGTGAAAGGACATAAGGATTCCATTCGTAACCTCCTGGAGATCTTTGATGGGCTGCTGGAGTATCTCACGGAGCAGCTCAGTGACGAAGAAGAGTTCCCAAATGGAG ACCTCAACGGTACAGATCACCCTGCGGAAGCACGAGAACAAGATAAAGAGGAGAAACTGTCTCAGATCTCTAGCACACA TTCCGCTGGCCCGTCCAGTAAATACTCCCTCCATTCCTGGAATGGGAATGAATCCGAGTCAACTGGCGAGCTCATCCGTCTGGGCGATTCAGCCCGTACATTCACCACGAAGCAAGAAG TGCGGTCACAACCTCTTTCATCTGTAATTTCTATTGAAAAATCTCCTAGTGCCCCTGACGTACCCACAACTCAACCCTGTCAGCCTCAGGAGCCTTTCCCCTCTGCCATTCCCCCTCAGCCTTCCCAACAGACCACTCCTCAACAGGCGGGGAGACCCCCGTCATCACCACCTCCCACAGAGGATAATGAGGGAGACACAGAAGGGACAAACAAACAG aatggtCATTCGTCTAAGTGTAATGGTGTTCAGAGTAACGGGATCCACACATCTG GAAGTGAGAAGTCTGTACAGAGTCTGAAAGAAACGCAGCCCGAGGCTCCCAAAGCACAAGCGGAG GGTGGTAGTGAGGGAGCACGGCGTGTCCTCTTTAACACTCAGCCGGACGTCCTGCTTCTCTCCCACCCACACGGACATAGCCACAGAAagggcacacgcacacacagccgAGAAGAAGACAAGCAGAGTGATGAAGAGCGGATCCACAGCTCCGGCTCATCATCTGGAAGGCGGAAAAGCTACAGGAGCAGGAG GCTAGTGGAGGAAAGTGAAGACCCGTTATCCAGACGCAGTCAGAAGAACAGACAGGCTGAGCAAGAGCTGCACGAAATGTCTGAGAAACTGGCTCGCCGTCTCGAGGAACTCGATCTA ATGCTGAAGAGGGCTCTCGGGGAGACAGCAGACCAACCAAAGCCTGCAGAAGAGGACAAACACTCCCACCATAGTGACAGTGTCATGGAGTGTAGACGTGTCCCCAGAACCACAG ACAGGGCCAGTGTGGACCGACCTGCTCGCGCACGCTCTCTTTCACCGTCTCCTCCTCCTGTATGTCATTCCAGTCAGAGCGTGATAGAGGGCGCTCCGCTCACACACATGAGGCAAAACACGACCCGGAGGCGTCATGATAAGCCCAGACACTTTCAGGACCAGCACAGAAAAAGCCAG ATGGTAGCTGAAGCTTATGATGCAGAGCTGAAGAACTTGAATGAGCAGCAGAGAATAGACTTGGCCATCGAGAGACTGCGAGCTCAGGAAGCT gAGCGGCAGTACAGAGAGGCCATACGTAAAGAAGCGCATCACGCTTCAAAATCTCCTAACTACAGACCCAAATCAGCTCTCTCAGTCAAGACTCCCCGCTCGAAACCCGCGGCTCCTACCCGACCACGCGCCCAGACTCGTAAAACAGCCCAAC tgcgAGTGAAGGAGAACGACTTGTTGCCAGTTCTGTTGGACGACTTCCCTCCTCTGCAGTTCTCTTCTCACACTCTGTCCCACATGTGGAAACAGCAGCTCCAGCAGGTCGACCAGCTGAGTGCTCTGAACAACCagcacaaacacgcacacaaacacaccaaccAG GTAGAGGAGGCACAGAAGAGACACGATCTGCTCATGGATATCATCCGCAAAGAGCAGGAGCACAATCGTCGTCTG AAGGATTTCCGAGAGAGAATCCAGCAGCAGAGGTCCACGCAGAATAAGCTGCGGGAGCAGAGACAGCAGGTGGCCCGCGCCCGCAAATACCACAACGATTACCACGTCCAGCTGCGTGCCCGACTCCTCCGAGCCCGCACGCGAGAGGAGAGG ATGTTTCGGCAGGTGTTCGAGGAGGGTCTGGAGCTGCAAAAGGCCCGTCTGAGGGAACAGCGCGTGTACGCTAAAGAACAGCGACAGGAGCATGTACGCAAACACAAAGATGAGATCGAGGCCATGGAGAACTACTACAAAGACCAG TTTTCCATGCTGGCTGAAAGACTCGCTCTGGAGCGCCATGACATCCAGGTACGGAAGAAAGCCCAGGAAAAG GCTCTGCAAAAGATGAAACGGGAGCTGAGGAGCAAGATGGAGCGAGAGATCAACGAGTTGCAGAAGATCATCATTCGGGATGATGAGGAGGATTACTTCCGCGAGTTGGAGGTGGAGCGGCTGCGCAGGCGAGTGCAGATGGCCTCCTTCCAGTATGGCACAAGCTGCACGAACTGA
- the LOC128526582 gene encoding probable ATP-dependent RNA helicase DDX5 — MPGYSDRDRGRDRGYGSSAPRFGGGRSGPPQSAKFGNPGDRLRKRHWNLDELPKFEKNFYKEHPEVTRRSMQEVEQYRRAKEVTVKGRDCPKPIIKFHEATFPNYVMDVIKKQTWTEPTPIQAQGWPLALSGKDMVGIAQTGSGKTLAYLLPAIVHINHQPFLEHGDGPICLVLAPTRELAQQVQQVATEYGRASRLKSTCIYGGAPKGPQIRDLERGVEICIATPGRLIDFLEAGKTNLRRCTYLVLDEADRMLDMGFEPQIRKIVDQIRPDRQTLMWSATWPKEVRQLAEDFLKEYVQINIGALQLSANHNILQIVDVCNDGEKDDKLIRLLEEIMSEKENKTIIFVETKRRCDELTRRMRRDGWPAMGIHGDKSQQERDWVLNEFKYGKACILIATDVASRGLDVEDVKFVINYDYPNSSEDYIHRIGRTARSQKTGTAYTFFTPNNMKQASDLISVLREANQAINPKLLQMAEDRGGRSRGSRGNYKDDRRDRYSSGGRRDFGSYRDRDGDRGYGSGPKAQNGSYSGGSSYNKSNGSSSNYSSNSYNSGGNPSAFGNQNFQNQPFQGNQAPAQNGMNHPPFPFNPPQPPQQPPQPMVPYPMPPAFPQ; from the exons ATGCCTGGATATTCAGACAGAGACCGCGGACGAGATAGAGG TTATGGCAGCAGCGCTCCTCGATTCGGCGGAGGCCGCAGTGGCCCTCCTCAGTCTGCGAAATTCGGCAATCCCGGTGACAGACTGCGGAAACGTCACTGGAACCTCGACGAGCTTCCTAAATTTGAGAAAAACTTCTACAAGGAGCACCCGGAAGTCACTCGGAGATCAATG caagAGGTAGAACAGTACCGGAGGGCAAAAGAAGTCACAGTCAAAGGCAGAGATTGCCCAAAGCCTATTATTAAATTCCATGAAGCCACCTTCCCAA ATTATGTAATGGATGTAATAAAGAAGCAGACATGGACTGAGCCCACTCCTATCCAAGCTCAAGGCTGGCCCCTGGCGCTGAGTGGAAAAGACATGGTTGGCATCGCCCAAACCGGCTCTGGAAAAACCCTGGCA TACCTGCTACCAGCCATTGTGCACATCAACCACCAGCCGTTCCTCGAACATGGAGACGGACCTATT TGCCTGGTTCTCGCCCCCACTCGTGAGCTGGCTCAGCAGGTGCAGCAGGTCGCCACGGAGTATGGTCGAGCCTCTCGCCTAAAGTCCACCTGCATCTACGGAGGAGCTCCCAAAGGACCCCAGATCCGTGACCTTGAGAGAG GTGTTGAGATCTGCATTGCCACTCCTGGTCGTCTGATCGACTTTCTAGAGGCAGGAAAGACCAACCTGCGGCGCTGCACATACCTGGTGCTGGACGAGGCTGACCGCATGCTGGACATGGGCTTCGAACCACAGATCCGCAAAATTGTGGATCAGATCCGC CCTGACAGGCAGACTCTAATGTGGAGCGCCACTTGGCCCAAAGAGGTCCGTCAGCTGGCCGAAGATTTTCTCAAGGAGTATGTTCAGATCAACATTGGAGCTCTACAGCTCAGCGCCAACCACAACATCCTGCAGATCGTCGATGTCTGTAACGACGGAGAAAAGGATGACAA ACTAATCCGCTTGCTGGAGGAGATCATGAGTGAGAAAGAGAATAAGACCATCATCTTTGTAGAGACCAAAAGACGGTGTGATGAACTGACGCGGAGGATGAGGAGAGACGG ATGGCCTGCCATGGGAATTCATGGAGATAAAAGTCAGCAGGAGAGAGACTGGGTCCTGAACG AATTCAAGTACGGTAAAGCGTGCATCCTCATCGCGACCGACGTGGCCTCACGTGGATTAG ATGTGGAGGATGTGAAATTTGTCATCAATTATGACTACCCTAACTCCTCTGAGGACTATATTCACCGAATCGGCCGTACGGCCCGCAGTCAGAAAACGGGCACGGCCTACACCTTCTTTACGCCCAACAACATGAAACAGGCCAGTGACCTGATCTCGGTCCTGCGTGAGGCCAACCAAGCCATCAACCCCAAACTGCTCCAGATGGCAGAGGACCGAGGAG GTCGTTCCCGAGGCAGTCGGGGAAACTACAAGGACGACCGTCGGGACCGCTATTCCAGTGGGGGTAGGAGAGATTTTGGTAGCTATAGAGATAGAGACGGTGACAGGGGTTACGGTAGCGGGCCCAAAGCACAGAACGGCAGTTACAGCGGAGGCAGTAGCTACAACAAAAGTAACGGTAGTAGCAGTAATTACAGTAGCAACAGCTACAACAGCGGAGGAAACCCGAGTGCTTTTGGAAATCAGAACTTCCAGAACCAGCCATTCCAAGGGAACCAGGCACCAGCACAGAACGGAATGAACCACCCTCCATTCCCCTTTAACCCTCCACAACCCCCGCAGCAGCCTCCACAGCCCATGGTTCCCTACCCCATGCCCCCTGCTTTCCCCCAGTAG
- the LOC128527082 gene encoding centrosomal protein of 95 kDa-like isoform X1: protein MTLSVLLLAENKLNQMGTEERDWVDVANDLICKCRINLRIQRLTECDASVFVALYEAILGEKVPDYIVVPKSQEDDIHNIQSVIDSLALDYLQISLSHITGENIVKGHKDSIRNLLEIFDGLLEYLTEQLSDEEEFPNGDLNGTDHPAEAREQDKEEKLSQISSTHSAGPSSKYSLHSWNGNESESTGELIRLGDSARTFTTKQEVRSQPLSSVISIEKSPSAPDVPTTQPCQPQEPFPSAIPPQPSQQTTPQQAGRPPSSPPPTEDNEGDTEGTNKQNGHSSKCNGVQSNGIHTSAGSEKSVQSLKETQPEAPKAQAEGGSEGARRVLFNTQPDVLLLSHPHGHSHRKGTRTHSREEDKQSDEERIHSSGSSSGRRKSYRSRRLVEESEDPLSRRSQKNRQAEQELHEMSEKLARRLEELDLMLKRALGETADQPKPAEEDKHSHHSDSVMECRRVPRTTDRASVDRPARARSLSPSPPPVCHSSQSVIEGAPLTHMRQNTTRRRHDKPRHFQDQHRKSQMVAEAYDAELKNLNEQQRIDLAIERLRAQEAERQYREAIRKEAHHASKSPNYRPKSALSVKTPRSKPAAPTRPRAQTRKTAQLRVKENDLLPVLLDDFPPLQFSSHTLSHMWKQQLQQVDQLSALNNQHKHAHKHTNQVEEAQKRHDLLMDIIRKEQEHNRRLKDFRERIQQQRSTQNKLREQRQQVARARKYHNDYHVQLRARLLRARTREERMFRQVFEEGLELQKARLREQRVYAKEQRQEHVRKHKDEIEAMENYYKDQFSMLAERLALERHDIQVRKKAQEKALQKMKRELRSKMEREINELQKIIIRDDEEDYFRELEVERLRRRVQMASFQYGTSCTN from the exons aTGACCCTCTCTGTTCTCTTGCTGGCCGAGAACAAGCTGAATCAGATGGGAACCGAGGAGCGAG ATTGGGTGGATGTGGCCAACGATCTCATCTGCAAGTGTCGCATTAACCTGAGGATACAGAGGCTCACAGAGTGTGACGCCAGTGTGTTCGTGGCCTTATATGAAGCTATCTTGGGAGAAAAAGTGCCAG ATTACATCGTTGTGCCCAAGAGCCAAGAGGACGACATCCACAACATACAATCTGTGATTGACTCGCTGGCCCTGGACTATCTCCAGATCAGCTTATCCCACATCACAG GTGAGAACATTGTGAAAGGACATAAGGATTCCATTCGTAACCTCCTGGAGATCTTTGATGGGCTGCTGGAGTATCTCACGGAGCAGCTCAGTGACGAAGAAGAGTTCCCAAATGGAG ACCTCAACGGTACAGATCACCCTGCGGAAGCACGAGAACAAGATAAAGAGGAGAAACTGTCTCAGATCTCTAGCACACA TTCCGCTGGCCCGTCCAGTAAATACTCCCTCCATTCCTGGAATGGGAATGAATCCGAGTCAACTGGCGAGCTCATCCGTCTGGGCGATTCAGCCCGTACATTCACCACGAAGCAAGAAG TGCGGTCACAACCTCTTTCATCTGTAATTTCTATTGAAAAATCTCCTAGTGCCCCTGACGTACCCACAACTCAACCCTGTCAGCCTCAGGAGCCTTTCCCCTCTGCCATTCCCCCTCAGCCTTCCCAACAGACCACTCCTCAACAGGCGGGGAGACCCCCGTCATCACCACCTCCCACAGAGGATAATGAGGGAGACACAGAAGGGACAAACAAACAG aatggtCATTCGTCTAAGTGTAATGGTGTTCAGAGTAACGGGATCCACACATCTG CAGGAAGTGAGAAGTCTGTACAGAGTCTGAAAGAAACGCAGCCCGAGGCTCCCAAAGCACAAGCGGAG GGTGGTAGTGAGGGAGCACGGCGTGTCCTCTTTAACACTCAGCCGGACGTCCTGCTTCTCTCCCACCCACACGGACATAGCCACAGAAagggcacacgcacacacagccgAGAAGAAGACAAGCAGAGTGATGAAGAGCGGATCCACAGCTCCGGCTCATCATCTGGAAGGCGGAAAAGCTACAGGAGCAGGAG GCTAGTGGAGGAAAGTGAAGACCCGTTATCCAGACGCAGTCAGAAGAACAGACAGGCTGAGCAAGAGCTGCACGAAATGTCTGAGAAACTGGCTCGCCGTCTCGAGGAACTCGATCTA ATGCTGAAGAGGGCTCTCGGGGAGACAGCAGACCAACCAAAGCCTGCAGAAGAGGACAAACACTCCCACCATAGTGACAGTGTCATGGAGTGTAGACGTGTCCCCAGAACCACAG ACAGGGCCAGTGTGGACCGACCTGCTCGCGCACGCTCTCTTTCACCGTCTCCTCCTCCTGTATGTCATTCCAGTCAGAGCGTGATAGAGGGCGCTCCGCTCACACACATGAGGCAAAACACGACCCGGAGGCGTCATGATAAGCCCAGACACTTTCAGGACCAGCACAGAAAAAGCCAG ATGGTAGCTGAAGCTTATGATGCAGAGCTGAAGAACTTGAATGAGCAGCAGAGAATAGACTTGGCCATCGAGAGACTGCGAGCTCAGGAAGCT gAGCGGCAGTACAGAGAGGCCATACGTAAAGAAGCGCATCACGCTTCAAAATCTCCTAACTACAGACCCAAATCAGCTCTCTCAGTCAAGACTCCCCGCTCGAAACCCGCGGCTCCTACCCGACCACGCGCCCAGACTCGTAAAACAGCCCAAC tgcgAGTGAAGGAGAACGACTTGTTGCCAGTTCTGTTGGACGACTTCCCTCCTCTGCAGTTCTCTTCTCACACTCTGTCCCACATGTGGAAACAGCAGCTCCAGCAGGTCGACCAGCTGAGTGCTCTGAACAACCagcacaaacacgcacacaaacacaccaaccAG GTAGAGGAGGCACAGAAGAGACACGATCTGCTCATGGATATCATCCGCAAAGAGCAGGAGCACAATCGTCGTCTG AAGGATTTCCGAGAGAGAATCCAGCAGCAGAGGTCCACGCAGAATAAGCTGCGGGAGCAGAGACAGCAGGTGGCCCGCGCCCGCAAATACCACAACGATTACCACGTCCAGCTGCGTGCCCGACTCCTCCGAGCCCGCACGCGAGAGGAGAGG ATGTTTCGGCAGGTGTTCGAGGAGGGTCTGGAGCTGCAAAAGGCCCGTCTGAGGGAACAGCGCGTGTACGCTAAAGAACAGCGACAGGAGCATGTACGCAAACACAAAGATGAGATCGAGGCCATGGAGAACTACTACAAAGACCAG TTTTCCATGCTGGCTGAAAGACTCGCTCTGGAGCGCCATGACATCCAGGTACGGAAGAAAGCCCAGGAAAAG GCTCTGCAAAAGATGAAACGGGAGCTGAGGAGCAAGATGGAGCGAGAGATCAACGAGTTGCAGAAGATCATCATTCGGGATGATGAGGAGGATTACTTCCGCGAGTTGGAGGTGGAGCGGCTGCGCAGGCGAGTGCAGATGGCCTCCTTCCAGTATGGCACAAGCTGCACGAACTGA